A stretch of the Macaca mulatta isolate MMU2019108-1 chromosome 14, T2T-MMU8v2.0, whole genome shotgun sequence genome encodes the following:
- the MARK2 gene encoding serine/threonine-protein kinase MARK2 isoform X25 — protein sequence MIRGRNSATSADEQPHIGNYRLLKTIGKGNFAKVKLARHILTGKEVAVKIIDKTQLNSSSLQKLFREVRIMKVLNHPNIVKLFEVIETEKTLYLVMEYASGGEVFDYLVAHGRMKEKEARAKFRQIVSAVQYCHQKFIVHRDLKAENLLLDADMNIKIADFGFSNEFTFGNKLDTFCGSPPYAAPELFQGKKYDGPEVDVWSLGVILYTLVSGSLPFDGQNLKELRERVLRGKYRIPFYMSTDCENLLKKFLILNPSKRGTLEQIMKDRWMNVGHEDDELKPYVEPLPDYKDPRRTELMVSMGYTREEIQDSLVGQRYNEVMATYLLLGYKSSELEGDTITLKPRPSADLTNSSAPSPSHKVQRSVSANPKQRRFSDQAGPAIPTSNSYSKKTQSNNAENKRPEEDRESGRKASSTAKVPASPLPGLERKKTTPTPSTNSVLSTSTNRSRNSPLLERASLGQASIQNGKDSTAPQRVPVASPSAHNISSSGGAPDRTNFPRGVSSRSTFHAGQLRQVRDQQNLPYGVTPASPSGHSQGRRGASGSIFSKFTSKFVRRNLNEPESKDRVETLRPHVVGSGVNDKEKEEFREAKPRSLRFTWSMKTTSSMEPNEMMREIRKVLDANSCQSELHEKYMLLCMHGTPGHEDFVQWEMEVCKLPRLSLNGVRFKRISGTSMAFKNIASKIANELKL from the exons CTATTCCGCGAAGTAAGAATAATGAAGGTTTTGAATCATCCTAACATAG TTAAATTATTTGAAGTGATTGAGACTGAGAAAACGCTCTACCTTGTCATGGAGTACGCTAGTGGCG GAGAGGTATTTGATTACCTAGTGGCTCATGGCAggatgaaagagaaagaggctcGAGCCAAATTCCGCCAG aTAGTGTCTGCTGTACAGTACTGTCACCAGAAGTTTATTGTCCATAGAGACTTAAAG GCAGAAAACCTGCTCTTGGACGCTGATATGAACATCAAGATTGCAGACTTTGGCTTCAGCAATGAATTCACCTTTGGGAACAAGCTGGACACCTTCTGTGGCAGTCCCCCTTACGCTGCCCCAGAACTCTTCCAGGGCAAAAAATATGATGGACCCGAGGTGGATGTGTGGAGCCTAGGAGTTATCCTCTATACACTGGTCAGCGGATCCCTGCCTTTTGATGGACAGAATCTCAAG GAGCTGCGGGAACGGGTACTGAGGGGAAAATACCGTATTCCGTTCTACATGTCCACGGACTGTGAAAACTTGCTTAAGAAATTTCTCATTCTTAATCCCAGCAAGAGAGGCACTTTAGAG CAAATCATGAAAGATCGATGGATGAATGTGGGTCACGAAGATGATGAACTAAAGCCTTATGTGGAGCCACTCCCTGACTACAAGGACCCCCGGCGGACAG AGCTGATGGTGTCCATGGGTTACACACGGGAAGAGATCCAGGACTCGCTGGTGGGCCAGAGATACAACGAGGTGATGGCCACCTATCtgctcctgggctacaagagcTCCGAG cTGGAAGGTGACACCATCACCCTGAAGCCCCGGCCTTCAGCTGATCTGACCAATAGCAGCGCCCCATCCCCATCCCACAAGGTACAGCGCAGCGTGTCGGCCAATCCCAAGCAGCGGCGCTTCAGCGACCAGG CTGGTCCTGCCATTCCCACCTCTAATTCTTACTCTAAGAAGACTCAGAGTAACAATGCAGAAAATAAGCGGCCCGAGGAGGACCGGGAGTCGGGGCGGAAAGCCAGCAGCACAGCCAAGGTGCCTGCCAGCCCCCTGCCCGGCCTGGAGAGGAAGAAGACCACCCCAACCCCTTCCACG AACAGCGTCCTCTCCACCAGCACAAATCGAAGCAGGAATTCCCCACTTTTGGAGCGGGCCAGCCTCGGCCAGGCCTCCATCCAGAATGGCAAAGACAG CACAGCCCCCCAACGTGTCCCTGTCGCCTCCCCATCCGCCCACAACATCAGCAGCAGTGGTGGAGCCCCAGACCGAACTAATTTCCCCCGGGGTGTGTCCAGCCGAAGCACCTTCCATGCTGGGCAGCTCCGACAGGTGCGGGACCAGCAGAATTTGCCCTATGGTGTGACCCCAGCCTCTCCCTCTGGCCACAGCCAGGGCCGGCGGGGGGCCTCTGGGAGCATCTTCAGCAAGTTCACCTCCAAGTTTGTACGCAG gaacctgaATGAACCTGAAAGCAAAGACCGAGTGGAGACGCTCAG ACCTCACGTGGTGGGCAGTGGCGTCAAcgacaaagaaaaggaagaatttcGGGAGGCCAAACCCCGCTCCCTTCGCTTCACGTGGAGTATGAAGACCACGAGCTCCATGGAGCCCAACGAGATGATGCGGGAGATCCGCAAGGTGCTGGACGCGAACAGCTGCCAGAGCGAGCTGCATGAGAAATACATGCTGCTGTGCATGCACGGCACGCCGGGCCACGAGGACTTCGTGCAGTGGGAGATGGAGGTGTGCAAACTGCCGCGGCTCTCTCTCAATGGGGTTCGATTTAAGCGGATATCGGGCACCTCCATGGCCTTCAAAAACATTGCCTCCAAAATAGCCAACGAGCTGAAGCTTTAA
- the MARK2 gene encoding serine/threonine-protein kinase MARK2 isoform X14, protein MIRGRNSATSADEQPHIGNYRLLKTIGKGNFAKVKLARHILTGKEVAVKIIDKTQLNSSSLQKLFREVRIMKVLNHPNIVKLFEVIETEKTLYLVMEYASGGEVFDYLVAHGRMKEKEARAKFRQIVSAVQYCHQKFIVHRDLKAENLLLDADMNIKIADFGFSNEFTFGNKLDTFCGSPPYAAPELFQGKKYDGPEVDVWSLGVILYTLVSGSLPFDGQNLKELRERVLRGKYRIPFYMSTDCENLLKKFLILNPSKRGTLEQIMKDRWMNVGHEDDELKPYVEPLPDYKDPRRTELMVSMGYTREEIQDSLVGQRYNEVMATYLLLGYKSSELEGDTITLKPRPSADLTNSSAPSPSHKVQRSVSANPKQRRFSDQAAGPAIPTSNSYSKKTQSNNAENKRPEEDRESGRKASSTAKVPASPLPGLERKKTTPTPSTNSVLSTSTNRSRNSPLLERASLGQASIQNGKDSTAPQRVPVASPSAHNISSSGGAPDRTNFPRGVSSRSTFHAGQLRQVRDQQNLPYGVTPASPSGHSQGRRGASGSIFSKFTSKFVRRNLNEPESKDRVETLRPHVVGSGVNDKEKEEFREAKPRSLRFTWSMKTTSSMEPNEMMREIRKVLDANSCQSELHEKYMLLCMHGTPGHEDFVQWEMEVCKLPRLSLNGVRFKRISGTSMAFKNIASKIANELKL, encoded by the exons CTATTCCGCGAAGTAAGAATAATGAAGGTTTTGAATCATCCTAACATAG TTAAATTATTTGAAGTGATTGAGACTGAGAAAACGCTCTACCTTGTCATGGAGTACGCTAGTGGCG GAGAGGTATTTGATTACCTAGTGGCTCATGGCAggatgaaagagaaagaggctcGAGCCAAATTCCGCCAG aTAGTGTCTGCTGTACAGTACTGTCACCAGAAGTTTATTGTCCATAGAGACTTAAAG GCAGAAAACCTGCTCTTGGACGCTGATATGAACATCAAGATTGCAGACTTTGGCTTCAGCAATGAATTCACCTTTGGGAACAAGCTGGACACCTTCTGTGGCAGTCCCCCTTACGCTGCCCCAGAACTCTTCCAGGGCAAAAAATATGATGGACCCGAGGTGGATGTGTGGAGCCTAGGAGTTATCCTCTATACACTGGTCAGCGGATCCCTGCCTTTTGATGGACAGAATCTCAAG GAGCTGCGGGAACGGGTACTGAGGGGAAAATACCGTATTCCGTTCTACATGTCCACGGACTGTGAAAACTTGCTTAAGAAATTTCTCATTCTTAATCCCAGCAAGAGAGGCACTTTAGAG CAAATCATGAAAGATCGATGGATGAATGTGGGTCACGAAGATGATGAACTAAAGCCTTATGTGGAGCCACTCCCTGACTACAAGGACCCCCGGCGGACAG AGCTGATGGTGTCCATGGGTTACACACGGGAAGAGATCCAGGACTCGCTGGTGGGCCAGAGATACAACGAGGTGATGGCCACCTATCtgctcctgggctacaagagcTCCGAG cTGGAAGGTGACACCATCACCCTGAAGCCCCGGCCTTCAGCTGATCTGACCAATAGCAGCGCCCCATCCCCATCCCACAAGGTACAGCGCAGCGTGTCGGCCAATCCCAAGCAGCGGCGCTTCAGCGACCAGG CAGCTGGTCCTGCCATTCCCACCTCTAATTCTTACTCTAAGAAGACTCAGAGTAACAATGCAGAAAATAAGCGGCCCGAGGAGGACCGGGAGTCGGGGCGGAAAGCCAGCAGCACAGCCAAGGTGCCTGCCAGCCCCCTGCCCGGCCTGGAGAGGAAGAAGACCACCCCAACCCCTTCCACG AACAGCGTCCTCTCCACCAGCACAAATCGAAGCAGGAATTCCCCACTTTTGGAGCGGGCCAGCCTCGGCCAGGCCTCCATCCAGAATGGCAAAGACAG CACAGCCCCCCAACGTGTCCCTGTCGCCTCCCCATCCGCCCACAACATCAGCAGCAGTGGTGGAGCCCCAGACCGAACTAATTTCCCCCGGGGTGTGTCCAGCCGAAGCACCTTCCATGCTGGGCAGCTCCGACAGGTGCGGGACCAGCAGAATTTGCCCTATGGTGTGACCCCAGCCTCTCCCTCTGGCCACAGCCAGGGCCGGCGGGGGGCCTCTGGGAGCATCTTCAGCAAGTTCACCTCCAAGTTTGTACGCAG gaacctgaATGAACCTGAAAGCAAAGACCGAGTGGAGACGCTCAG ACCTCACGTGGTGGGCAGTGGCGTCAAcgacaaagaaaaggaagaatttcGGGAGGCCAAACCCCGCTCCCTTCGCTTCACGTGGAGTATGAAGACCACGAGCTCCATGGAGCCCAACGAGATGATGCGGGAGATCCGCAAGGTGCTGGACGCGAACAGCTGCCAGAGCGAGCTGCATGAGAAATACATGCTGCTGTGCATGCACGGCACGCCGGGCCACGAGGACTTCGTGCAGTGGGAGATGGAGGTGTGCAAACTGCCGCGGCTCTCTCTCAATGGGGTTCGATTTAAGCGGATATCGGGCACCTCCATGGCCTTCAAAAACATTGCCTCCAAAATAGCCAACGAGCTGAAGCTTTAA
- the MARK2 gene encoding serine/threonine-protein kinase MARK2 isoform X23, with protein sequence MIRGRNSATSADEQPHIGNYRLLKTIGKGNFAKVKLARHILTGKEVAVKIIDKTQLNSSSLQKLFREVRIMKVLNHPNIVKLFEVIETEKTLYLVMEYASGGEVFDYLVAHGRMKEKEARAKFRQIVSAVQYCHQKFIVHRDLKAENLLLDADMNIKIADFGFSNEFTFGNKLDTFCGSPPYAAPELFQGKKYDGPEVDVWSLGVILYTLVSGSLPFDGQNLKELRERVLRGKYRIPFYMSTDCENLLKKFLILNPSKRGTLEQIMKDRWMNVGHEDDELKPYVEPLPDYKDPRRTELMVSMGYTREEIQDSLVGQRYNEVMATYLLLGYKSSELEGDTITLKPRPSADLTNSSAPSPSHKVQRSVSANPKQRRFSDQAAGPAIPTSNSYSKKTQSNNAENKRPEEDRESGRKASSTAKVPASPLPGLERKKTTPTPSTNSVLSTSTNRSRNSPLLERASLGQASIQNGKDSTAPQRVPVASPSAHNISSSGGAPDRTNFPRGVSSRSTFHAGQLRQVRDQQNLPYGVTPASPSGHSQGRRGASGSIFSKFTSKFVRRNLSFRFARRNLNEPESKDRVETLRPHVVGSGVNDKEKEEFREAKPRSLRFTWSMKTTSSMEPNEMMREIRKVLDANSCQSELHEKYMLLCMHGTPGHEDFVQWEMEVCKLPRLSLNGVRFKRISGTSMAFKNIASKIANELKL encoded by the exons CTATTCCGCGAAGTAAGAATAATGAAGGTTTTGAATCATCCTAACATAG TTAAATTATTTGAAGTGATTGAGACTGAGAAAACGCTCTACCTTGTCATGGAGTACGCTAGTGGCG GAGAGGTATTTGATTACCTAGTGGCTCATGGCAggatgaaagagaaagaggctcGAGCCAAATTCCGCCAG aTAGTGTCTGCTGTACAGTACTGTCACCAGAAGTTTATTGTCCATAGAGACTTAAAG GCAGAAAACCTGCTCTTGGACGCTGATATGAACATCAAGATTGCAGACTTTGGCTTCAGCAATGAATTCACCTTTGGGAACAAGCTGGACACCTTCTGTGGCAGTCCCCCTTACGCTGCCCCAGAACTCTTCCAGGGCAAAAAATATGATGGACCCGAGGTGGATGTGTGGAGCCTAGGAGTTATCCTCTATACACTGGTCAGCGGATCCCTGCCTTTTGATGGACAGAATCTCAAG GAGCTGCGGGAACGGGTACTGAGGGGAAAATACCGTATTCCGTTCTACATGTCCACGGACTGTGAAAACTTGCTTAAGAAATTTCTCATTCTTAATCCCAGCAAGAGAGGCACTTTAGAG CAAATCATGAAAGATCGATGGATGAATGTGGGTCACGAAGATGATGAACTAAAGCCTTATGTGGAGCCACTCCCTGACTACAAGGACCCCCGGCGGACAG AGCTGATGGTGTCCATGGGTTACACACGGGAAGAGATCCAGGACTCGCTGGTGGGCCAGAGATACAACGAGGTGATGGCCACCTATCtgctcctgggctacaagagcTCCGAG cTGGAAGGTGACACCATCACCCTGAAGCCCCGGCCTTCAGCTGATCTGACCAATAGCAGCGCCCCATCCCCATCCCACAAGGTACAGCGCAGCGTGTCGGCCAATCCCAAGCAGCGGCGCTTCAGCGACCAGG CAGCTGGTCCTGCCATTCCCACCTCTAATTCTTACTCTAAGAAGACTCAGAGTAACAATGCAGAAAATAAGCGGCCCGAGGAGGACCGGGAGTCGGGGCGGAAAGCCAGCAGCACAGCCAAGGTGCCTGCCAGCCCCCTGCCCGGCCTGGAGAGGAAGAAGACCACCCCAACCCCTTCCACG AACAGCGTCCTCTCCACCAGCACAAATCGAAGCAGGAATTCCCCACTTTTGGAGCGGGCCAGCCTCGGCCAGGCCTCCATCCAGAATGGCAAAGACAG CACAGCCCCCCAACGTGTCCCTGTCGCCTCCCCATCCGCCCACAACATCAGCAGCAGTGGTGGAGCCCCAGACCGAACTAATTTCCCCCGGGGTGTGTCCAGCCGAAGCACCTTCCATGCTGGGCAGCTCCGACAGGTGCGGGACCAGCAGAATTTGCCCTATGGTGTGACCCCAGCCTCTCCCTCTGGCCACAGCCAGGGCCGGCGGGGGGCCTCTGGGAGCATCTTCAGCAAGTTCACCTCCAAGTTTGTACGCAG aaatcTGTCTTTCAGGTTTGCCAGAAG gaacctgaATGAACCTGAAAGCAAAGACCGAGTGGAGACGCTCAG ACCTCACGTGGTGGGCAGTGGCGTCAAcgacaaagaaaaggaagaatttcGGGAGGCCAAACCCCGCTCCCTTCGCTTCACGTGGAGTATGAAGACCACGAGCTCCATGGAGCCCAACGAGATGATGCGGGAGATCCGCAAGGTGCTGGACGCGAACAGCTGCCAGAGCGAGCTGCATGAGAAATACATGCTGCTGTGCATGCACGGCACGCCGGGCCACGAGGACTTCGTGCAGTGGGAGATGGAGGTGTGCAAACTGCCGCGGCTCTCTCTCAATGGGGTTCGATTTAAGCGGATATCGGGCACCTCCATGGCCTTCAAAAACATTGCCTCCAAAATAGCCAACGAGCTGAAGCTTTAA
- the MARK2 gene encoding serine/threonine-protein kinase MARK2 isoform X24, with product MIRGRNSATSADEQPHIGNYRLLKTIGKGNFAKVKLARHILTGKEVAVKIIDKTQLNSSSLQKLFREVRIMKVLNHPNIVKLFEVIETEKTLYLVMEYASGGEVFDYLVAHGRMKEKEARAKFRQIVSAVQYCHQKFIVHRDLKAENLLLDADMNIKIADFGFSNEFTFGNKLDTFCGSPPYAAPELFQGKKYDGPEVDVWSLGVILYTLVSGSLPFDGQNLKELRERVLRGKYRIPFYMSTDCENLLKKFLILNPSKRGTLEQIMKDRWMNVGHEDDELKPYVEPLPDYKDPRRTELMVSMGYTREEIQDSLVGQRYNEVMATYLLLGYKSSELEGDTITLKPRPSADLTNSSAPSPSHKVQRSVSANPKQRRFSDQAGPAIPTSNSYSKKTQSNNAENKRPEEDRESGRKASSTAKVPASPLPGLERKKTTPTPSTNSVLSTSTNRSRNSPLLERASLGQASIQNGKDSTAPQRVPVASPSAHNISSSGGAPDRTNFPRGVSSRSTFHAGQLRQVRDQQNLPYGVTPASPSGHSQGRRGASGSIFSKFTSKFVRRNLSFRFARRNLNEPESKDRVETLRPHVVGSGVNDKEKEEFREAKPRSLRFTWSMKTTSSMEPNEMMREIRKVLDANSCQSELHEKYMLLCMHGTPGHEDFVQWEMEVCKLPRLSLNGVRFKRISGTSMAFKNIASKIANELKL from the exons CTATTCCGCGAAGTAAGAATAATGAAGGTTTTGAATCATCCTAACATAG TTAAATTATTTGAAGTGATTGAGACTGAGAAAACGCTCTACCTTGTCATGGAGTACGCTAGTGGCG GAGAGGTATTTGATTACCTAGTGGCTCATGGCAggatgaaagagaaagaggctcGAGCCAAATTCCGCCAG aTAGTGTCTGCTGTACAGTACTGTCACCAGAAGTTTATTGTCCATAGAGACTTAAAG GCAGAAAACCTGCTCTTGGACGCTGATATGAACATCAAGATTGCAGACTTTGGCTTCAGCAATGAATTCACCTTTGGGAACAAGCTGGACACCTTCTGTGGCAGTCCCCCTTACGCTGCCCCAGAACTCTTCCAGGGCAAAAAATATGATGGACCCGAGGTGGATGTGTGGAGCCTAGGAGTTATCCTCTATACACTGGTCAGCGGATCCCTGCCTTTTGATGGACAGAATCTCAAG GAGCTGCGGGAACGGGTACTGAGGGGAAAATACCGTATTCCGTTCTACATGTCCACGGACTGTGAAAACTTGCTTAAGAAATTTCTCATTCTTAATCCCAGCAAGAGAGGCACTTTAGAG CAAATCATGAAAGATCGATGGATGAATGTGGGTCACGAAGATGATGAACTAAAGCCTTATGTGGAGCCACTCCCTGACTACAAGGACCCCCGGCGGACAG AGCTGATGGTGTCCATGGGTTACACACGGGAAGAGATCCAGGACTCGCTGGTGGGCCAGAGATACAACGAGGTGATGGCCACCTATCtgctcctgggctacaagagcTCCGAG cTGGAAGGTGACACCATCACCCTGAAGCCCCGGCCTTCAGCTGATCTGACCAATAGCAGCGCCCCATCCCCATCCCACAAGGTACAGCGCAGCGTGTCGGCCAATCCCAAGCAGCGGCGCTTCAGCGACCAGG CTGGTCCTGCCATTCCCACCTCTAATTCTTACTCTAAGAAGACTCAGAGTAACAATGCAGAAAATAAGCGGCCCGAGGAGGACCGGGAGTCGGGGCGGAAAGCCAGCAGCACAGCCAAGGTGCCTGCCAGCCCCCTGCCCGGCCTGGAGAGGAAGAAGACCACCCCAACCCCTTCCACG AACAGCGTCCTCTCCACCAGCACAAATCGAAGCAGGAATTCCCCACTTTTGGAGCGGGCCAGCCTCGGCCAGGCCTCCATCCAGAATGGCAAAGACAG CACAGCCCCCCAACGTGTCCCTGTCGCCTCCCCATCCGCCCACAACATCAGCAGCAGTGGTGGAGCCCCAGACCGAACTAATTTCCCCCGGGGTGTGTCCAGCCGAAGCACCTTCCATGCTGGGCAGCTCCGACAGGTGCGGGACCAGCAGAATTTGCCCTATGGTGTGACCCCAGCCTCTCCCTCTGGCCACAGCCAGGGCCGGCGGGGGGCCTCTGGGAGCATCTTCAGCAAGTTCACCTCCAAGTTTGTACGCAG aaatcTGTCTTTCAGGTTTGCCAGAAG gaacctgaATGAACCTGAAAGCAAAGACCGAGTGGAGACGCTCAG ACCTCACGTGGTGGGCAGTGGCGTCAAcgacaaagaaaaggaagaatttcGGGAGGCCAAACCCCGCTCCCTTCGCTTCACGTGGAGTATGAAGACCACGAGCTCCATGGAGCCCAACGAGATGATGCGGGAGATCCGCAAGGTGCTGGACGCGAACAGCTGCCAGAGCGAGCTGCATGAGAAATACATGCTGCTGTGCATGCACGGCACGCCGGGCCACGAGGACTTCGTGCAGTGGGAGATGGAGGTGTGCAAACTGCCGCGGCTCTCTCTCAATGGGGTTCGATTTAAGCGGATATCGGGCACCTCCATGGCCTTCAAAAACATTGCCTCCAAAATAGCCAACGAGCTGAAGCTTTAA
- the MARK2 gene encoding serine/threonine-protein kinase MARK2 isoform X11 has protein sequence MIRGRNSATSADEQPHIGNYRLLKTIGKGNFAKVKLARHILTGKEVAVKIIDKTQLNSSSLQKLFREVRIMKVLNHPNIVKLFEVIETEKTLYLVMEYASGGEVFDYLVAHGRMKEKEARAKFRQIVSAVQYCHQKFIVHRDLKAENLLLDADMNIKIADFGFSNEFTFGNKLDTFCGSPPYAAPELFQGKKYDGPEVDVWSLGVILYTLVSGSLPFDGQNLKELRERVLRGKYRIPFYMSTDCENLLKKFLILNPSKRGTLEQIMKDRWMNVGHEDDELKPYVEPLPDYKDPRRTELMVSMGYTREEIQDSLVGQRYNEVMATYLLLGYKSSELEGDTITLKPRPSADLTNSSAPSPSHKVQRSVSANPKQRRFSDQAGPAIPTSNSYSKKTQSNNAENKRPEEDRESGRKASSTAKVPASPLPGLERKKTTPTPSTNSVLSTSTNRSRNSPLLERASLGQASIQNGKDSLTMPGSRASTASASAAVSAARPRQHQKSMSASVHPNKASGLPPTESNCEVPRPSTAPQRVPVASPSAHNISSSGGAPDRTNFPRGVSSRSTFHAGQLRQVRDQQNLPYGVTPASPSGHSQGRRGASGSIFSKFTSKFVRRNLSFRFARRNLNEPESKDRVETLRPHVVGSGVNDKEKEEFREAKPRSLRFTWSMKTTSSMEPNEMMREIRKVLDANSCQSELHEKYMLLCMHGTPGHEDFVQWEMEVCKLPRLSLNGVRFKRISGTSMAFKNIASKIANELKL, from the exons CTATTCCGCGAAGTAAGAATAATGAAGGTTTTGAATCATCCTAACATAG TTAAATTATTTGAAGTGATTGAGACTGAGAAAACGCTCTACCTTGTCATGGAGTACGCTAGTGGCG GAGAGGTATTTGATTACCTAGTGGCTCATGGCAggatgaaagagaaagaggctcGAGCCAAATTCCGCCAG aTAGTGTCTGCTGTACAGTACTGTCACCAGAAGTTTATTGTCCATAGAGACTTAAAG GCAGAAAACCTGCTCTTGGACGCTGATATGAACATCAAGATTGCAGACTTTGGCTTCAGCAATGAATTCACCTTTGGGAACAAGCTGGACACCTTCTGTGGCAGTCCCCCTTACGCTGCCCCAGAACTCTTCCAGGGCAAAAAATATGATGGACCCGAGGTGGATGTGTGGAGCCTAGGAGTTATCCTCTATACACTGGTCAGCGGATCCCTGCCTTTTGATGGACAGAATCTCAAG GAGCTGCGGGAACGGGTACTGAGGGGAAAATACCGTATTCCGTTCTACATGTCCACGGACTGTGAAAACTTGCTTAAGAAATTTCTCATTCTTAATCCCAGCAAGAGAGGCACTTTAGAG CAAATCATGAAAGATCGATGGATGAATGTGGGTCACGAAGATGATGAACTAAAGCCTTATGTGGAGCCACTCCCTGACTACAAGGACCCCCGGCGGACAG AGCTGATGGTGTCCATGGGTTACACACGGGAAGAGATCCAGGACTCGCTGGTGGGCCAGAGATACAACGAGGTGATGGCCACCTATCtgctcctgggctacaagagcTCCGAG cTGGAAGGTGACACCATCACCCTGAAGCCCCGGCCTTCAGCTGATCTGACCAATAGCAGCGCCCCATCCCCATCCCACAAGGTACAGCGCAGCGTGTCGGCCAATCCCAAGCAGCGGCGCTTCAGCGACCAGG CTGGTCCTGCCATTCCCACCTCTAATTCTTACTCTAAGAAGACTCAGAGTAACAATGCAGAAAATAAGCGGCCCGAGGAGGACCGGGAGTCGGGGCGGAAAGCCAGCAGCACAGCCAAGGTGCCTGCCAGCCCCCTGCCCGGCCTGGAGAGGAAGAAGACCACCCCAACCCCTTCCACG AACAGCGTCCTCTCCACCAGCACAAATCGAAGCAGGAATTCCCCACTTTTGGAGCGGGCCAGCCTCGGCCAGGCCTCCATCCAGAATGGCAAAGACAG CCTAACCATGCCAGGGTCCCGGGCCTCCACGGCTTCTGCTTCTGCCGCAGTCTCTGCGGCCCGGCCCCGCCAGCACCAGAAATCCATGTCGGCCTCCGTGCACCCCAACAAGGCCTCTGGGCTGCCCCCCACGGAGAGTAACTGTGAGGTGCCGCGGCCCAG CACAGCCCCCCAACGTGTCCCTGTCGCCTCCCCATCCGCCCACAACATCAGCAGCAGTGGTGGAGCCCCAGACCGAACTAATTTCCCCCGGGGTGTGTCCAGCCGAAGCACCTTCCATGCTGGGCAGCTCCGACAGGTGCGGGACCAGCAGAATTTGCCCTATGGTGTGACCCCAGCCTCTCCCTCTGGCCACAGCCAGGGCCGGCGGGGGGCCTCTGGGAGCATCTTCAGCAAGTTCACCTCCAAGTTTGTACGCAG aaatcTGTCTTTCAGGTTTGCCAGAAG gaacctgaATGAACCTGAAAGCAAAGACCGAGTGGAGACGCTCAG ACCTCACGTGGTGGGCAGTGGCGTCAAcgacaaagaaaaggaagaatttcGGGAGGCCAAACCCCGCTCCCTTCGCTTCACGTGGAGTATGAAGACCACGAGCTCCATGGAGCCCAACGAGATGATGCGGGAGATCCGCAAGGTGCTGGACGCGAACAGCTGCCAGAGCGAGCTGCATGAGAAATACATGCTGCTGTGCATGCACGGCACGCCGGGCCACGAGGACTTCGTGCAGTGGGAGATGGAGGTGTGCAAACTGCCGCGGCTCTCTCTCAATGGGGTTCGATTTAAGCGGATATCGGGCACCTCCATGGCCTTCAAAAACATTGCCTCCAAAATAGCCAACGAGCTGAAGCTTTAA